A part of Paenibacillus sp. 481 genomic DNA contains:
- a CDS encoding cold shock domain-containing protein, with amino-acid sequence MKGTVKWFNAEKGYGFIQVENGDDVFVHFSAISGEGFKSLEEGQAVEFEISQGNRGPQAANVSKVY; translated from the coding sequence TTGAAAGGTACTGTTAAATGGTTTAATGCCGAGAAAGGCTATGGGTTTATCCAGGTGGAGAACGGTGACGATGTATTCGTTCATTTCTCTGCTATTTCAGGAGAAGGCTTTAAGTCTTTGGAGGAAGGTCAGGCAGTTGAGTTCGAGATTTCGCAAGGAAACCGTGGTCCACAAGCCGCTAACGTCTCTAAAGTATATTGA
- a CDS encoding M42 family metallopeptidase: MHVSIDDNYVLSFLLELLNTPSPTGYTHHIMERIAQEAKRLGFTYESTQKGCGIIRVSGHASDANRVICLSAHADTLGAMVRSINDDGTLRLTSIGGYMMNAIENEYCQIHTRSGKVYTGTIQTNQPSTHVFRNSDELKRDDKVMVVRIDELVHTEKDTQQLGIRTGDYVSFEPRAVHTPSGFIKSRHLDDKASVAALFGLLESMSRTKWQPRHDTVIFITNYEEIGHGASYIPADITEMIAVDMGAIGDDLNCKETDVSICAKDSSGPYDYFMTGTLIELAERDGIQYVTDIYPFYGSDASAALRGGNNIRAALIGPGVQASHAMERTHEQAVINTARLLAAYICE; the protein is encoded by the coding sequence TTGCATGTATCCATTGACGACAATTACGTCCTATCGTTTTTACTTGAGCTGTTAAATACTCCTAGCCCAACCGGTTATACACATCACATCATGGAGCGCATCGCTCAAGAAGCGAAGCGGCTTGGCTTTACTTATGAGAGTACGCAAAAAGGCTGTGGCATAATTCGTGTTTCCGGTCATGCGAGCGATGCAAACCGCGTCATTTGTCTGTCTGCTCATGCAGACACGCTCGGCGCAATGGTACGTTCCATTAACGACGACGGCACTTTACGCCTCACTTCAATCGGTGGCTATATGATGAACGCCATTGAAAATGAATATTGTCAAATTCATACCCGCTCTGGCAAAGTGTACACGGGCACGATCCAGACGAATCAACCTTCGACCCACGTGTTTCGAAACTCTGATGAGTTGAAACGTGATGACAAAGTAATGGTTGTCCGTATTGATGAACTTGTACATACAGAAAAAGATACACAGCAGCTTGGCATTCGTACAGGCGACTATGTTTCCTTTGAACCTCGGGCGGTCCACACGCCTTCTGGCTTTATAAAGTCACGCCATTTGGATGACAAAGCGAGTGTTGCCGCGCTGTTCGGCTTGTTGGAAAGTATGAGTCGGACCAAGTGGCAGCCACGGCATGATACGGTCATTTTCATCACGAATTATGAGGAAATTGGTCATGGCGCTTCTTATATTCCTGCTGATATTACGGAAATGATTGCTGTTGATATGGGAGCTATCGGTGATGATTTAAACTGCAAGGAGACAGATGTTTCGATTTGTGCCAAAGATTCATCAGGGCCATACGATTACTTTATGACGGGTACGCTCATTGAACTGGCAGAACGCGATGGTATCCAATACGTCACAGATATTTATCCTTTTTACGGCTCAGATGCTTCTGCTGCGCTGCGCGGTGGAAATAACATTCGCGCCGCGTTGATCGGGCCCGGTGTACAAGCTTCACACGCGATGGAGCGCACGCATGAGCAAGCGGTCATAAATACGGCGCGCTTGTTGGCAGCTTACATTTGTGAATAA
- a CDS encoding oxidoreductase produces MNQAYQALVLNKTGEGDVQARVQTRQWNELPSGDVTIQVAYSSLNYKDALACSPNGNIVKSYPFVPGVDLAGTVVDSTDARFVAGQRVLVTGYELGVSYDGGLSEYARVPADWVIPLPEELSCRDAMIFGTAGLTAALSIERLERHGVKPEDGPVLVTGASGGVGTFAVAMLAAGGYEVAAVSGKPQLADALRQLGAKEVMARTELLPERPRPLDKQRWAAAVDVCGGPILTAVLASLHYGGAVAASGLTAGSSLPATVYPFILRGITLYGIDSVYVDQARRSALWSRIATDWAHLVQLQRVNEIHLTEVAAVAARMLEGQTWGRTIVNIAGTKP; encoded by the coding sequence GTGAATCAAGCTTATCAAGCGCTCGTCTTAAACAAGACGGGAGAGGGTGACGTTCAAGCACGGGTTCAGACCCGTCAGTGGAATGAGCTGCCAAGCGGGGACGTTACGATACAGGTAGCCTACTCCAGCTTGAACTACAAGGACGCACTTGCTTGCTCACCAAACGGTAATATTGTGAAATCGTACCCGTTCGTGCCTGGCGTTGATTTGGCTGGTACTGTCGTGGACAGTACCGATGCTCGTTTTGTGGCGGGGCAACGTGTCCTTGTGACAGGATATGAACTTGGCGTGTCGTATGATGGTGGCCTAAGCGAATATGCCCGCGTGCCAGCGGATTGGGTTATTCCGCTGCCGGAAGAGTTGAGCTGCCGTGATGCCATGATTTTCGGCACAGCTGGTTTAACGGCCGCGCTGTCCATCGAGCGCCTTGAGCGGCATGGTGTAAAGCCTGAAGACGGGCCAGTGCTCGTTACTGGCGCAAGCGGTGGCGTAGGCACATTTGCGGTGGCGATGCTGGCCGCTGGTGGCTACGAGGTAGCTGCGGTAAGCGGTAAGCCGCAGCTGGCAGATGCTTTGCGTCAACTTGGCGCAAAGGAAGTTATGGCGCGCACGGAACTGCTGCCAGAGCGGCCAAGGCCGCTTGATAAGCAGCGTTGGGCTGCTGCCGTGGATGTGTGCGGCGGTCCGATATTGACTGCCGTGCTTGCTTCCCTTCACTACGGCGGCGCGGTTGCCGCGAGTGGTCTGACGGCAGGTAGTTCGCTGCCGGCGACGGTGTATCCGTTTATTTTACGGGGCATCACATTGTATGGTATCGATTCGGTCTATGTGGACCAAGCCCGCCGCAGCGCATTATGGTCGCGTATTGCAACAGATTGGGCCCATCTCGTGCAGCTACAACGTGTGAACGAGATCCATTTAACGGAAGTCGCAGCTGTCGCTGCTCGTATGCTGGAGGGGCAAACTTGGGGCCGAACGATTGTAAACATTGCGGGAACCAAGCCATGA
- a CDS encoding fumarylacetoacetate hydrolase family protein, whose translation MNTINTANLASEHALKNEVYALEFGNVYCIGRNYRLHAAELGNEVPDEPLVFLKPSHAVTQLTQETELQLPLHQGAVHHEIELVLRIGRRVEPGMTADDVVDGIALGIDFTLRDVQDVVKKKGTPWLPAKGVLHSAPITPFFAYPGSEQLARTPFSLLRNGESVQQGMANDMMFSFDELIQYVAHHYGLGAGDIIFTGTPAGVGPVQAGDRLELCLSDSILGSCVIGARQQT comes from the coding sequence ATGAATACGATAAACACGGCAAATCTAGCAAGTGAACATGCACTTAAAAATGAAGTTTATGCTTTGGAATTTGGCAACGTATATTGCATCGGACGCAACTATCGACTGCATGCAGCCGAGTTGGGCAACGAAGTTCCTGACGAGCCGCTCGTATTTTTGAAGCCTTCTCATGCGGTCACGCAGCTCACACAGGAGACCGAGCTGCAACTGCCACTTCACCAAGGGGCTGTCCATCACGAAATCGAGCTGGTGCTTCGTATTGGACGACGTGTAGAGCCAGGCATGACGGCAGACGACGTGGTCGACGGCATTGCGCTCGGCATTGATTTTACATTGCGTGACGTGCAGGACGTAGTGAAGAAAAAAGGCACGCCATGGCTACCTGCAAAAGGTGTGCTCCACTCCGCACCGATCACACCGTTTTTTGCTTATCCAGGTTCGGAACAGCTTGCGAGAACACCGTTTTCTTTGCTGCGTAACGGAGAGAGTGTGCAGCAAGGCATGGCGAACGATATGATGTTCTCGTTTGACGAATTGATTCAATATGTGGCTCACCATTATGGTTTGGGAGCAGGGGACATTATATTTACGGGAACACCTGCGGGTGTTGGCCCCGTGCAAGCAGGGGATCGTTTGGAATTGTGCCTGAGCGATTCCATATTAGGCTCCTGCGTCATTGGAGCTCGTCAACAAACGTAG
- a CDS encoding LapA family protein, which yields MRIQWSLLAGLLFALITAIFAVINVEPVQVNLLFGTFDVPLILLILGCTVLGALIVGSYSIYLQYKMQRKIKMLEQQLAHVIDATGYLMPTEALVPTEEDSTNKI from the coding sequence ATGCGAATTCAATGGTCTTTGTTAGCAGGCCTATTGTTTGCGTTAATTACGGCTATTTTCGCCGTGATCAACGTAGAACCGGTGCAAGTCAATTTATTGTTTGGCACCTTTGATGTGCCGCTCATTTTGCTTATACTCGGCTGTACCGTACTCGGCGCCTTAATCGTCGGCTCTTACAGCATTTATTTGCAGTATAAAATGCAGCGAAAAATAAAGATGCTTGAGCAGCAGCTAGCACATGTTATCGACGCTACAGGGTATTTAATGCCTACAGAGGCACTTGTACCTACGGAAGAAGATTCCACCAACAAGATTTAA
- a CDS encoding DUF92 domain-containing protein, which translates to MTMWLAGLLGSLLVAGAALLKRSLTLSGAVAASVMGTIYFGSGSLIWFGLLLTFFITSTLWSKWKKRMKSRLDDVYEKSGARDAGQVFANGGIGMVLCLGHALFPHSSWLWVFVGVMATVNADTWATEIGSLSRKLPRSILSGQQVPAGTSGAVSGLGSLAAVGGALTVGVAGALFTLLSPEPYLTASVYELLALITAGLVGGVIGAFTDSLLGATAQAGYRCNTCDVFTERRAHCGQPTTLVRGFAWLNNDLVNLISSCAGGAAAWLCALLFGLV; encoded by the coding sequence ATGACAATGTGGCTGGCTGGTTTGCTCGGCAGCTTACTCGTTGCAGGAGCAGCTTTGCTTAAACGCTCGCTGACGTTAAGTGGTGCAGTAGCGGCCAGCGTGATGGGAACGATTTATTTTGGGAGCGGAAGCCTCATTTGGTTCGGCTTATTGCTTACTTTTTTTATAACGTCAACGCTATGGTCAAAATGGAAAAAACGGATGAAAAGCCGGTTGGACGACGTTTACGAAAAATCGGGTGCACGTGATGCAGGTCAAGTGTTTGCTAACGGTGGCATCGGGATGGTGCTTTGCCTTGGACATGCCTTATTTCCGCATTCTAGTTGGCTATGGGTATTTGTCGGTGTTATGGCAACGGTCAACGCGGACACGTGGGCGACCGAAATCGGCAGCTTGAGCCGCAAACTGCCACGTTCGATATTAAGCGGACAACAAGTTCCGGCTGGAACGTCTGGCGCGGTGTCCGGTTTAGGATCGTTAGCTGCTGTCGGTGGCGCGTTAACGGTCGGGGTGGCTGGCGCGTTATTTACGCTGTTGTCGCCAGAACCGTATTTGACGGCATCGGTCTATGAACTATTAGCTTTAATAACGGCTGGGCTGGTAGGTGGCGTTATCGGTGCCTTTACCGATTCTTTGCTCGGTGCCACCGCTCAGGCTGGTTATCGCTGTAACACATGTGATGTGTTCACCGAGCGCCGTGCCCATTGCGGGCAGCCGACAACGCTCGTCCGCGGATTTGCATGGTTGAACAACGATTTGGTCAACCTGATTAGTTCTTGCGCGGGCGGTGCTGCGGCATGGCTGTGTGCCTTGTTATTTGGCCTTGTGTGA
- a CDS encoding TetR/AcrR family transcriptional regulator, with the protein MSYAQAPKLSLILDAAYELFGSNGFYETKMSEIAEKAGIAKGTLYLYFNSKEQLFTAITVRDFEQYAAELEFGLQKCHLLMEKLQFVAEHHLRYYFNRKQYTNLFFKAPNNDPELMKALGAFMYRYTHLIANIMDTHGLSEPMLLAKSYAGMLDMLKMDILFSPTFTETDLQQRVHFSVDLFMNGCAVQARA; encoded by the coding sequence ATGAGTTACGCTCAAGCACCTAAATTGAGTTTAATTCTCGATGCAGCCTACGAGCTTTTCGGTTCCAACGGTTTTTACGAAACGAAAATGTCTGAAATTGCGGAAAAAGCGGGCATCGCTAAAGGAACCTTGTATTTATATTTTAATAGTAAGGAACAGTTATTTACGGCGATTACCGTGCGTGATTTTGAACAGTATGCAGCAGAGCTGGAGTTTGGATTACAGAAGTGCCATTTGTTGATGGAGAAGCTTCAATTTGTTGCTGAACATCATCTCCGATACTATTTTAATCGTAAACAGTACACGAATTTGTTTTTTAAAGCGCCTAATAACGATCCAGAGCTGATGAAGGCATTGGGTGCATTTATGTATCGCTATACCCATTTAATTGCAAATATAATGGATACCCACGGCTTGTCCGAGCCGATGTTACTAGCAAAATCGTATGCGGGAATGCTTGATATGCTCAAAATGGACATTTTATTCTCGCCAACGTTTACGGAGACGGATTTACAACAACGGGTCCATTTTTCAGTAGATTTGTTTATGAATGGTTGTGCCGTACAAGCGAGAGCATGA
- the pepF gene encoding oligoendopeptidase F, translated as MQQVIKRSDVPQENRWRLEDILGSQAEWEKEYTLVHQLVEKMKQYQGKLSDVQTLKACFELEDDISLHTERLYVYANMRHHEDTAAPQPLALAEKSKKLSVTVGEALSFITPEILSLSDEQLDKMIQEAALEPYRFTLIEMKRQKAHILSKAEEALLAQVGNLSKGPESIYSMINNADMKFPKIKNEAGEEVELTHGRYSQFLESRDRGVRERAFEAVYGTYRKQRNTIAATLSANVTKNLFYAKARKYPSALEMSLFGDNIPKEVYTNLIATVHKHLPLMHRYMKLRTKLLKVDKLHMYDLSAPIVDEFDMKIPYDEAKKITKESLKPLGENYLNVLQDGYDNSWIDVYENEGKRTGAYSWGAYGTHPYVLLNHKDNLNSMFTLTHEMGHALHTYFSDNNLRYRDAQYPIFLAEVASTLNEALLMDYLLKKTTDPKEKMYLLAYYVDQYRTTVFRQTMFAEFEMIMHERAEQGEALTAQVLSEIYYELSKKYYGDDMVVDQDIEMEWARIPHFYTSFYVYKYATGFSAAQSFSKQILEEGQPAVERYLGFLKSGGSDYPINILKKAGVDMSTAAPIEEAMSILESLIEEMEQTAAK; from the coding sequence ATGCAACAGGTGATTAAACGCTCAGACGTGCCGCAAGAGAATCGGTGGAGACTGGAAGATATACTAGGTTCTCAAGCCGAGTGGGAGAAAGAATATACCCTTGTACATCAACTCGTCGAGAAAATGAAGCAATACCAAGGTAAATTAAGCGATGTTCAAACGCTCAAAGCGTGCTTTGAATTGGAAGATGACATTTCTCTTCATACCGAGCGTCTATACGTGTATGCCAATATGCGTCATCATGAGGATACAGCAGCTCCGCAGCCGCTTGCATTGGCTGAAAAGTCAAAGAAGCTGTCGGTTACGGTAGGCGAAGCATTATCCTTCATTACACCAGAAATTTTGTCCCTGTCTGATGAGCAACTTGATAAGATGATTCAAGAAGCAGCATTGGAACCATACCGCTTCACACTCATTGAAATGAAACGCCAAAAAGCACACATTCTTTCCAAAGCTGAAGAAGCTTTGCTTGCTCAAGTTGGGAACTTGTCTAAAGGTCCCGAGTCTATTTACAGCATGATCAACAATGCAGACATGAAGTTTCCGAAAATTAAAAATGAAGCCGGTGAAGAAGTTGAATTAACACACGGCCGCTATTCGCAATTTTTGGAGAGCCGTGATCGCGGTGTTCGTGAACGTGCATTTGAAGCTGTCTATGGGACGTACCGTAAACAGCGCAATACGATTGCAGCGACATTAAGCGCAAACGTGACTAAGAACTTATTTTACGCCAAAGCGCGCAAGTATCCTTCTGCACTCGAAATGTCGCTGTTCGGCGACAACATTCCGAAAGAAGTGTATACGAATCTCATTGCAACGGTACATAAGCATTTGCCGCTTATGCATCGCTACATGAAATTGCGCACGAAGCTGCTCAAAGTCGACAAGCTGCATATGTACGATCTGTCTGCACCGATTGTAGACGAGTTCGATATGAAGATTCCATACGATGAAGCCAAGAAGATTACGAAAGAAAGCTTGAAGCCACTTGGCGAAAACTATTTGAATGTGCTGCAAGACGGCTATGACAATAGCTGGATCGATGTGTACGAAAATGAAGGCAAGCGCACGGGAGCATATAGCTGGGGCGCTTATGGCACTCACCCGTATGTACTGCTTAATCATAAAGACAACTTGAACAGCATGTTCACGTTAACTCACGAGATGGGTCATGCGCTGCACACTTATTTCTCGGACAATAACTTGCGTTACCGTGATGCGCAATACCCGATCTTCTTGGCTGAAGTTGCGTCCACGCTGAACGAAGCGTTGTTGATGGATTATTTGCTGAAGAAGACAACCGATCCGAAAGAGAAGATGTATTTGCTGGCGTACTACGTGGATCAATATCGTACGACGGTGTTCCGTCAAACGATGTTTGCGGAGTTCGAAATGATTATGCACGAACGCGCTGAGCAAGGCGAGGCATTGACTGCTCAAGTATTGAGCGAAATTTACTATGAGCTGTCCAAAAAATATTATGGCGACGACATGGTCGTTGATCAAGATATTGAAATGGAATGGGCACGCATCCCTCACTTCTACACAAGCTTCTACGTGTACAAGTACGCGACAGGCTTTTCAGCTGCGCAAAGCTTCTCCAAGCAAATCTTGGAGGAAGGCCAGCCAGCGGTTGAGCGTTATCTGGGCTTCCTGAAGAGCGGGGGCAGCGACTACCCGATCAATATTTTGAAAAAAGCAGGCGTAGACATGTCTACAGCGGCTCCGATTGAAGAAGCGATGAGCATTTTGGAATCGCTGATTGAAGAAATGGAGCAAACAGCAGCCAAGTAA
- a CDS encoding FAD-dependent oxidoreductase, translating into MENLEADVVIIGGGLGGTIAAWTLAERGYRVLMTEETDWIGGQLTSQAVPPDEHPWIEEFGSTRSYRAFRHAVRNHYRDSNLILPEVAQHEKYVTQFNPGSGWVSRLCHEPRLAHEILLRMLAPHLKSGRLHIMVETIPVEADCEKDEVEHVVVRHLPSGCLTRLRGSFFVDATELGDLLPLAGIEHVVGAESAADTKEPHALPEANSRDIQSFTIVMALTMDEQHPDKGEMIPKPEMYDWWKKFRYPDSPYPLLNWWDIKPGTKAEYRKFVLLSDNWKDYPLWTYRRIINRKQFKPEVYPHDISLINWPQNDYSLKSLIESDYNERQRIIEEARQLSLSLLYWLQTEAPRHDSGFGYPNLSLRGDVLGTKDGLAKAPYIRESRRIRALYTITEGDVNKEIRQQQGLGIRRYEDSVGVGRYFLDLHMTTETRRTAYIPALPYEIPLSALLPIRVRNVLPACKNIGTTQITNGCYRLHPTEWNIGEAVGHLLAYALQHELTPHDIRFQREHLHAYQAELDAAGVERSWPFDGKEL; encoded by the coding sequence ATGGAAAACTTAGAAGCAGATGTTGTCATCATTGGTGGAGGACTAGGTGGAACGATTGCAGCTTGGACGTTAGCGGAGCGAGGGTATCGTGTTCTGATGACAGAAGAAACGGATTGGATCGGGGGCCAGCTAACGAGCCAAGCTGTTCCTCCTGATGAGCATCCGTGGATTGAGGAGTTTGGCAGTACGCGCAGTTACAGGGCATTTAGACACGCTGTACGTAATCATTATCGGGATTCGAATCTTATTTTACCTGAGGTGGCGCAGCACGAAAAATATGTGACCCAATTCAATCCGGGGAGTGGATGGGTCAGTCGGTTGTGTCATGAGCCGCGGCTTGCCCATGAGATTTTGCTGCGAATGCTGGCGCCACACTTGAAGAGTGGTCGCTTACACATCATGGTTGAGACGATACCGGTAGAGGCTGATTGTGAAAAAGATGAGGTAGAGCATGTTGTGGTACGGCATTTGCCGAGCGGTTGCTTAACGCGCTTGAGGGGAAGCTTTTTTGTGGACGCGACTGAACTAGGTGACTTGCTACCGCTAGCAGGGATCGAGCATGTTGTTGGTGCAGAGTCTGCTGCGGATACGAAGGAACCACACGCACTGCCGGAAGCTAACTCACGGGACATTCAATCGTTTACGATCGTTATGGCGTTAACGATGGATGAGCAGCATCCTGACAAAGGGGAAATGATCCCTAAGCCGGAGATGTACGATTGGTGGAAAAAGTTCCGGTACCCAGATTCCCCGTATCCACTGCTCAACTGGTGGGACATTAAGCCAGGTACAAAAGCGGAATATCGCAAGTTCGTCTTACTTTCAGACAATTGGAAGGACTACCCGTTATGGACATATCGACGGATTATAAATCGAAAGCAGTTTAAGCCAGAAGTATATCCGCATGACATTTCCCTTATTAATTGGCCGCAAAATGATTATTCGCTCAAATCGCTAATCGAAAGTGATTACAATGAGCGTCAACGAATCATTGAAGAAGCGCGTCAATTAAGCTTATCTTTGCTCTACTGGCTTCAGACTGAAGCGCCGCGTCATGACTCGGGCTTTGGCTATCCTAATTTAAGTTTGCGTGGAGACGTGCTTGGCACAAAGGATGGGCTGGCGAAAGCACCGTACATTCGCGAATCACGCCGCATTCGAGCGCTGTATACGATTACGGAAGGTGACGTAAACAAAGAAATACGCCAGCAGCAAGGGCTTGGTATTCGTCGATATGAGGATAGCGTCGGAGTGGGCCGATATTTTCTGGATTTGCATATGACGACAGAAACACGCCGGACAGCTTATATTCCTGCTTTGCCGTATGAAATACCACTAAGCGCACTGCTGCCGATCCGTGTTCGTAACGTGCTGCCCGCTTGTAAAAATATTGGCACGACGCAAATTACGAATGGTTGTTATCGCTTGCATCCAACCGAATGGAACATCGGCGAAGCGGTAGGGCATTTACTTGCGTATGCGTTGCAACATGAATTGACGCCACACGACATACGATTCCAGCGTGAACATTTGCACGCCTATCAAGCGGAACTGGACGCTGCAGGGGTGGAGCGAAGCTGGCCATTTGACGGAAAAGAGCTGTAA
- a CDS encoding ABC-F family ATP-binding cassette domain-containing protein, translating to MHVMTIDNVGKSYGEKTLFRNVTFGIEAGDRFGIIGVNGTGKSTFLKTVAGIEAPEEGRILMANRVTLQYVSQEPEFDPNVTVLDQVMGGNLPEMIAVRVYTELLEKLRHEPDNEQLQTKLVRASDDVDRLNAWQLESEAKTILSKLGIDRFDARMGELSGGQRKRVALASALIQPSDVLLLDEPTNHIDNETVAWLETMLQKRSGALLMITHDRYFLDRVANRMIELDQGRAFFYEANYTHFLELKADREAREDASEDKRQNLLRHELAWMRRGAKARTTKQKARIQRYEELSGQSAAAKNDSVELSAASTRLGKKIMEIEELGCQANDQLLFQGLDYIAVPGDRIGIIGPNGAGKSTLLRVIAGERQPDQGTITLGPTVKIGFFTQEHEEMDGSMRVIEYIREAAETVRTGEGHTISAAQMLERFLFNPTMQWTLVAKLSGGEKRRLQLLRMLMTAPNVLLLDEPTNDLDIQTLSVLEQYLDDFPGVVITVSHDRFFLDRVAERMWSLEAGRIHQHVGNYSEYIEWRTANGPSSALESGKQSSSGTSGRKEKDAGLAERAEADQQPQKDERKKLKMSYKEEREYEQIEGMIADTETKLESIQREMELAFNDAVRLQQLMSEQQATEERLNELMERWTYLSELAEQIEASKKK from the coding sequence ATGCATGTGATGACGATAGATAATGTAGGAAAAAGCTATGGTGAAAAGACGTTGTTCCGCAACGTTACGTTCGGCATTGAAGCTGGTGATAGGTTTGGTATTATCGGGGTCAACGGTACAGGAAAATCAACGTTTCTGAAAACGGTCGCTGGTATAGAGGCACCGGAAGAAGGACGCATTCTGATGGCGAATCGGGTGACGTTGCAATACGTATCACAAGAGCCTGAATTTGATCCAAATGTGACCGTATTAGACCAAGTTATGGGCGGGAATCTACCGGAAATGATCGCTGTACGCGTGTATACGGAGTTGTTGGAGAAGCTGCGTCACGAGCCGGATAATGAACAGCTTCAGACCAAATTAGTGCGGGCCAGCGACGATGTGGATCGTCTTAATGCTTGGCAACTGGAAAGTGAAGCGAAGACGATTTTGTCGAAGCTTGGTATTGATCGTTTTGATGCACGAATGGGCGAGCTATCAGGTGGCCAAAGGAAGCGGGTTGCGTTAGCTTCAGCACTTATTCAGCCATCAGACGTGCTGCTGCTGGATGAGCCGACGAACCACATCGACAACGAGACGGTCGCTTGGCTGGAAACGATGCTGCAAAAACGTTCCGGCGCCTTGCTTATGATTACGCATGATCGCTACTTTTTGGATCGGGTCGCTAACCGCATGATCGAGCTGGATCAAGGTAGAGCGTTCTTTTATGAAGCGAACTACACGCATTTTTTGGAGTTAAAAGCGGACCGTGAGGCTCGTGAAGATGCGTCTGAAGATAAGCGTCAAAATTTGCTTCGCCATGAGCTTGCATGGATGCGTCGAGGTGCTAAGGCACGGACAACGAAGCAGAAGGCACGGATTCAACGATATGAAGAATTGTCAGGGCAAAGCGCGGCTGCCAAAAATGATTCGGTCGAGTTGTCCGCTGCTTCAACACGGTTGGGCAAAAAGATTATGGAGATCGAGGAGCTTGGCTGCCAAGCTAACGATCAATTGTTGTTCCAAGGTTTAGATTACATTGCAGTCCCGGGAGATCGCATCGGAATTATCGGGCCCAACGGAGCGGGCAAATCGACGCTGCTACGCGTTATAGCGGGTGAACGGCAACCGGACCAAGGAACGATTACGTTAGGCCCAACTGTCAAGATCGGTTTCTTCACGCAAGAGCATGAAGAAATGGATGGATCGATGCGTGTTATCGAATACATTCGCGAGGCAGCAGAGACAGTTCGTACAGGCGAGGGACATACGATTTCGGCAGCACAGATGCTAGAACGCTTTTTGTTCAATCCTACGATGCAATGGACGCTTGTTGCTAAGTTATCTGGCGGCGAGAAGCGGCGCTTGCAATTGCTGCGTATGTTAATGACTGCACCGAACGTTCTGTTGCTGGATGAGCCAACCAACGATTTGGACATCCAAACGTTGTCTGTTTTGGAACAGTATTTAGACGATTTTCCAGGTGTCGTCATTACGGTATCGCATGATCGTTTCTTCTTGGATCGTGTGGCAGAGCGTATGTGGTCGTTGGAAGCGGGCCGAATTCACCAGCATGTCGGTAATTATTCGGAATATATCGAGTGGCGTACGGCTAACGGACCTTCAAGTGCCCTTGAATCAGGGAAACAGTCGTCATCTGGGACATCTGGACGTAAGGAAAAGGATGCAGGCTTGGCAGAGCGTGCGGAAGCTGACCAACAGCCCCAGAAGGATGAGCGTAAAAAGCTGAAAATGTCCTACAAGGAAGAACGTGAGTACGAGCAAATTGAAGGCATGATTGCCGACACAGAAACGAAGCTCGAGTCGATTCAACGTGAGATGGAGCTGGCATTCAACGATGCTGTAAGGCTACAGCAATTGATGAGCGAGCAGCAGGCAACAGAGGAGCGCCTTAACGAGCTGATGGAGCGCTGGACGTATTTAAGTGAACTTGCCGAGCAGATTGAGGCGAGCAAAAAGAAATAG